TTAGACTATTTAAGGAGCTTTTCCTTCCGCTCAATTAGAATGCACTACGGTCCAAATTAGCGGttgtaaagcaacaaaaagcGAAAAACCTTGTTTGCTTTGACTGCTTTTGCAGGGCGCTGTGAGTACATATATAAAAGTTTTTCTTGCTAGAGAGAGCTTCATCTCAAAAGTGGAAAATAGTGCCaacctttccaaaaaaaaaaaaaaccatccgATTAAATGTTGCAACCCATtgcaacattcagatgtttgTGTCTTAGCTAACAAAATGAGCTCATAAGCCACCTTGGATTTGGGGATTTGTTGCTGTTTACTGTCGGCCTTCAGAGGGTGTGTGAAAGATAGACGCTCGGATTCCTAGCAGGGCCATTTGTGGGTGTTTGTCTGTTTACTGCATCGCTTGCATTGTTTGGGCCTGTGGCTTGGTGGCTGCGGCGCCTCATGATGACAACGAGCTCCCGCAGGAGGACGGTGGTCagtggaggggagggggaacGTAGGAGGAAAGAGGAGGTCGGGTTTTAAAGAAGATGTAGAGAAAGGACCATGTGGGAATTCCCAATCGAGCCGCTCATTAAAGGAGGGAGAGGTGAAAACTATCGTGCGGTTAGGGAACTAATTGACACACGCTGGAGGAAGTCAGCAGATCACCTAAAGTAGATTCAAACTCTAAGGGAAACTGCTTAACTAAAGGAGCCACAGCGAGTACAGCTGTGAAGTAGTGAGTCAGAACAATGGCTGCCTGTGTTTATGTCTGTAGGAGTATATTTTTTGCGTTGCTGGCCATAACCGCTGGGCGAAACAGTCGCAAACTATTTTCAGCTCTCGTCCTGGAAACCGTGGCTGTAATCAAAAGAAGATCAGGCCGgcccctgctgaaaaaaaaaactgctgcctGGTGCATGGAAGAAATGAAGAGTCTTTGGGAAAAGAGGAGCGTTAATGGGTGGAGAAGGAAAGCTGCACTTACTGGCTGTTTCTACCTTGCTCTGCACGTGGGACTCAAGGAAGCTATGTTCATATTAAGCCTGAAACACTCTTTGAGAAAATATAAGTTAATTTCAACCTCTCATTGTCAGATAGCAACAGAtaggcaatgtttttttttttttaaatgtcagagaTGCACTAACCCTGAGATGTATTTGTAATGCACACTCCCTTCCTGTTTACAGGTCTTATTGCACGACATAAAATGGCTGAGAATGGAGTTAAAGGGAAGCCCCCATACTCAGTGGAAACCCCCTACGGCTTCCAAATAGATCTGGACTTCCTAAAATACGTGGATGACATAGAGAAAGGCAACACCATCAAAAAGGTTCCCATCCAGCGGCGAAGCAAGGGACCCCGGGCCAGCACTCTTCCCAGGCACCTCCACTCCTCTGGTTCTGGCTACCAACCAAGTCCATGGAGATCTACAGGAGCTCTTGACCCCAGATCCCGACCGTGCGATAACCATCATCACGGGTATTCCTCTTGGACCTTTGATCACAGGCCGCCTGTCTCTCCTACAGGGCTTACATCTCTAGTAGAAATGGAGGCCAGGATCAAGGAGTTTGATGAACAGCCTCTCGGCGAGCACATCCGGCCTCATCTCCTCCGGGCCTCCAGTTTGCCGCTCACAGTGTTTCTCAGGCAAGAATCAGAGACCACAGATGACAGAAGCAGCATCCGGAGCTCCAGGGATCACCTCGGAGGAAGAAACACCTCCTGCGAGGACGTCTTCCTCTCAGACAGCCCCCGGCAGCAGGACTGCTCAGGGCTGCTGAGGCGCCTGAGCGAGGCCCTTGAACGCGTTGGGGAGCTGGAGATGGAGGTGAGGGTTGTTCCTGAGCTCAAAGCTCAGATCTGCATCCTGCAAGAGGAAAGGGAAAGGCTCCGTCTGGGCTTGGTCCACCACGTCCCTCCATCAACAGCTAATGGAACAACAGAGCGTTGTCCTTCATCTCCCTACGGCAAAGAGGACGGCCTAATGTCACAGCGGGACGGTCACGTTACGTTTCCCAGAAATCACAACATCActcagaagaaaacaaattcTACGCACGATTGGCAAGCCAGCACGGATCTGGATGAGCTGCTGACGGTGACCTCCCTGCAGGCTAAAGTCGCAGCGCTGGAGCAGAAGCTCCATGACACCGAGCAGGACCTCCAGAGGATGGGGGGACTTctgaaggagcagcagcaggagagcaGAAGGAAGGATGAGAAGATAGAATACCTCATCAGGAATCCAGGGACGTGGGTCCGTGCAGAGAGGGTGGTGGTGGACCAGGAGGGAGATGAGACCGTGGTGAGATCCCTCGAACCCGATTATAATGCAGCCTCCTCCTTCGTCTCCACAAGAACTGCAACCCCAAGTTCCCAAAGGCACCTTTACTCAGTAAGGCCTACTGAAAGGGCTTCACATGATGGGGGCACAGACACGTCAGTGATTGTTCAACACATTCAGAGGATTAAGAGTCTCCTGGACGAGcagtgggagtgtgtgtgtggagagtcAGGAGACAAGGGTAAACCGCTGAAACACCCAGATCCAAAAGTCAGCTCCCTGCAGCGGCAGATGATGGAGCTTGTTGACGTCCTCATGTCTGGATGCAAGCAGCAGGAAGGCAGCGATGGAGAGAAGATCCAGAACAGAGGTGGTGTGTCACAGATCTTCTTTTACAGCACCAAAACCTTTGGACAGCACAAAATACATTTGCTCAGCTGTAAATTGACAAAATCAAACCCACAAAGcaactttttgtcatgaaaTTACTGATTTTCCACACTTGATTCTATTAAGAGAATATTGATTATAGGCCAGTGGGGTGGGTGGAGAacatctggaaaacaaaacacagcaccatgaagaccagggaacacAGCCGGAAGGTTAGGGAGAAGTTTGTGGAGATGTTCAAAACAGAGTTAGGTTAGAGAACAACatctcaagctttgaacatctcacagagctttGCTCAATCCGTCATCTGGAAATAGAAAGAAcaagaggagctgcagtgatctACGCACTAAAGGCCAAGTCCTTTGCATGGAGGAAACCTAATGCTGTAGGTCACTCTGAGCACACCAtccacatggtggtggcagcaactTACTTTGGGGCTGCCTTTCTTCAGCCGCCAGAGGGAAGCCAGAGGGAAGCTGGTTACAGTTAATTAGACTATTTAAGGAGCTTTTCCTTCCGCTCAATTAGAATGCACTACGGTCCAAATTAGCGGttgtaaagcaacaaaaagtgaaaaacctTGTTTGCTTTGACTGCTTTTGCAGGGCGCTGTGAGTACATATATAAAAGTTTTTCTTGCTAGAGAGAGCTTCATCTCAAAAGTGGAAAATAGGGCCaacctttccaaaaaaaaaaaaaaaaaaaacatccgaTTACTTGCTACACTTAGTTTGGTGTATTGTGTTGTAATTTATACCTTACATTTTAACCATACTTGAACAGAAGTTGTAATTTATACCTTAAATTCAGATACTATAGTAGTTAGAATTGAGGGCAAAATATTTACATATggatttggaaaatgtttttttcaagatTATTCGAAATTTTCCAGAAGAAAAACTCAATGTTGGACCTTttcaaaaaattcaaattttctgatatacggaatttggggttttcattagttgtcatatataatcatcaaaattaaaagaaatgaacACTTATATCACACAAATATATTAGTCTGAatgtaatgaataaatataatacacaagtttccctttttgaatgGAATCAATAAactttcatgatattctaattgtATGATCAGCACAGGCACTGTACGGTAAAACATCTTGACATTAATTATGAAGttttttgttcagattcaaTGATAACTGCAACACATCATCTGAACTCAAGAAACTGCAAATTCTATAGTACACTTATGACACATGAGCCTCAAGAGTAGGTGGCTCTCTTTTGCATCAAatagaaaatgtacattttgggaaaaataagttttatgtCAAAAAAGTCTCAGCTATATTTGTTGCTGCTTATATATTTGATCTCATTTTGTGCATTTGTCTTCTGTTTAGCCTCTAAGTCCACCCTGGAGATGGACGGAAGCACCCAGACGTTAAAAAAGCCGCACTCAGTGGATGTTGATGAAGGGTTAGTGGATACCACTCAGAGACTTCAGCAGCCTTAACAGTTATGATTATTGGTTACTTGGCTGAAATTGAGGCTCTTTAGGCGAATATCTCTGtgaccatgaaaaaaaaacgagaCTTCTTGACTTTGTGTCTGGAAGATGAATACCACTCCATCTGAAGCTGTCAGTTAGACAAGACCCACATGTCTAGAGATGACATAAGGGAAAGCAGACAATGCCTTAAATacatgtttcttttacccttttAGGTTTAAAGCCTCAAAAGAAGACTAATGTAGTGTCTGGCTCAGACTGTCACATATTCAGCTTTAAAAGGCATCATGTTCAGTTTGGTGCCTTCACTTTTGGCCCCTGAAGCCTTACTGACTCAAATGGTTTCCACCTTATATAATGAGGATAAAAAGGTAATACCttactgtttttcattttaccgTAGAATCCAAATGTCCATAAAAGGAGGCATGGTTGGCCAGGCCAGTGGGAACCTGCATGGTTTTGGTGATTTGGAGAGCAGGGACATCAGTGTTGCCCCCCAGGACATGGAGACCACCCAGGTGGAtgtacacactgcaaaaaggggagTCCAAGCAGAGACGTCAACATGCCCAAAGGGACATGTAACACCGGTGGGAACGATATCAGCACAAACAGATGGAGGCACAGTGTCGCTGGAAGCTGAGGGGCCAGAGAAACGGTCCAAAGCAAAAGCCCTGGGAGAACAGATGGAGGGGATCTCTGGCTCAGGACCCCAGGGAAGGTGAGAACACTATAGACTACAGATCAGTgtctctttaaaataaatcttatcTTGATCAGGTCTTGCTTCTAAATTTTGTAATAGGAGGCAGGTCGTTCATGTTGTTTCTTCACTTTCTCTTCTA
This genomic window from Fundulus heteroclitus isolate FHET01 chromosome 6, MU-UCD_Fhet_4.1, whole genome shotgun sequence contains:
- the LOC105925277 gene encoding KN motif and ankyrin repeat domain-containing protein 4 isoform X1, producing the protein MSRGLIARHKMAENGVKGKPPYSVETPYGFQIDLDFLKYVDDIEKGNTIKKVPIQRRSKGPRASTLPRHLHSSGSGYQPSPWRSTGALDPRSRPCDNHHHGYSSWTFDHRPPVSPTGLTSLVEMEARIKEFDEQPLGEHIRPHLLRASSLPLTVFLRQESETTDDRSSIRSSRDHLGGRNTSCEDVFLSDSPRQQDCSGLLRRLSEALERVGELEMEVRVVPELKAQICILQEERERLRLGLVHHVPPSTANGTTERCPSSPYGKEDGLMSQRDGHVTFPRNHNITQKKTNSTHDWQASTDLDELLTVTSLQAKVAALEQKLHDTEQDLQRMGGLLKEQQQESRRKDEKIEYLIRNPGTWVRAERVVVDQEGDETVVRSLEPDYNAASSFVSTRTATPSSQRHLYSVRPTERASHDGGTDTSVIVQHIQRIKSLLDEQWECVCGESGDKGKPLKHPDPKVSSLQRQMMELVDVLMSGCKQQEGSDGEKIQNRGASKSTLEMDGSTQTLKKPHSVDVDEGIQMSIKGGMVGQASGNLHGFGDLESRDISVAPQDMETTQVDVHTAKRGVQAETSTCPKGHVTPVGTISAQTDGGTVSLEAEGPEKRSKAKALGEQMEGISGSGPQGRDTLSADFMSACHFVKDHMDNTENPNEDMLLLGVAVQRKALVTVFQHWFGAAADEASEASRVAAYLKEVKREAPSLLAFLVNLADDNGNTVLHYSVSHCNYSIVSLLLDTGVSDVNIQNNAGYTAVMMASLTAPDGPAGMEVVRKLMELGNVNIRSNQTGQTALHLAVRHGRVVMVRLLLSCGADANVQDSQGMTALMFASERGHTHVARLLLERSQCDLRLTDKRGQTALSIATRGSHTDTAALLQAHAKARAI
- the LOC105925277 gene encoding KN motif and ankyrin repeat domain-containing protein 4 isoform X3, encoding MSRGLIARHKMAENGVKGKPPYSVETPYGFQIDLDFLKYVDDIEKGNTIKKVPIQRRSKGPRASTLPRHLHSSGSGYQPSPWRSTGALDPRSRPCDNHHHGYSSWTFDHRPPVSPTGLTSLVEMEARIKEFDEQPLGEHIRPHLLRASSLPLTVFLRQESETTDDRSSIRSSRDHLGGRNTSCEDVFLSDSPRQQDCSGLLRRLSEALERVGELEMEVRVVPELKAQICILQEERERLRLGLVHHVPPSTANGTTERCPSSPYGKEDGLMSQRDGHVTFPRNHNITQKKTNSTHDWQASTDLDELLTVTSLQAKVAALEQKLHDTEQDLQRMGGLLKEQQQESRRKDEKIEYLIRNPGTWVRAERVVVDQEGDETVVRSLEPDYNAASSFVSTRTATPSSQRHLYSVRPTERASHDGGTDTSVIVQHIQRIKSLLDEQWECVCGESGDKGKPLKHPDPKVSSLQRQMMELVDVLMSGCKQQEGSDGEKIQNRGASKSTLEMDGSTQTLKKPHSVDVDEGIQMSIKGGMVGQASGNLHGFGDLESRDISVAPQDMETTQVDVHTAKRGVQAETSTCPKGHVTPVGTISAQTDGGTVSLEAEGPEKRSKAKALGEQMEGISGSGPQGRDTLSADFMSACHFVKDHMDNTENPNEDMRKALVTVFQHWFGAAADEASEASRVAAYLKEVKREAPSLLAFLVNLADDNGNTVLHYSVSHCNYSIVSLLLDTGVSDVNIQNNAGYTAVMMASLTAPDGPAGMEVVRKLMELGNVNIRSNQTGQTALHLAVRHGRVVMVRLLLSCGADANVQDSQGMTALMFASERGHTHVARLLLERSQCDLRLTDKRGQTALSIATRGSHTDTAALLQAHAKARAI
- the LOC105925277 gene encoding KN motif and ankyrin repeat domain-containing protein 4 isoform X2, giving the protein MSRGLIARHKMAENGVKGKPPYSVETPYGFQIDLDFLKYVDDIEKGNTIKKVPIQRRSKGPRASTLPRHLHSSGSGYQPSPWRSTGALDPRSRPCDNHHHGYSSWTFDHRPPVSPTGLTSLVEMEARIKEFDEQPLGEHIRPHLLRASSLPLTVFLRQESETTDDRSSIRSSRDHLGGRNTSCEDVFLSDSPRQQDCSGLLRRLSEALERVGELEMEVRVVPELKAQICILQEERERLRLGLVHHVPPSTANGTTERCPSSPYGKEDGLMSQRDGHVTFPRNHNITQKKTNSTHDWQASTDLDELLTVTSLQAKVAALEQKLHDTEQDLQRMGGLLKEQQQESRRKDEKIEYLIRNPGTWVRAERVVVDQEGDETVVRSLEPDYNAASSFVSTRTATPSSQRHLYSVRPTERASHDGGTDTSVIVQHIQRIKSLLDEQWECVCGESGDKGKPLKHPDPKVSSLQRQMMELVDVLMSGCKQQEGSDGEKIQNRASKSTLEMDGSTQTLKKPHSVDVDEGIQMSIKGGMVGQASGNLHGFGDLESRDISVAPQDMETTQVDVHTAKRGVQAETSTCPKGHVTPVGTISAQTDGGTVSLEAEGPEKRSKAKALGEQMEGISGSGPQGRDTLSADFMSACHFVKDHMDNTENPNEDMLLLGVAVQRKALVTVFQHWFGAAADEASEASRVAAYLKEVKREAPSLLAFLVNLADDNGNTVLHYSVSHCNYSIVSLLLDTGVSDVNIQNNAGYTAVMMASLTAPDGPAGMEVVRKLMELGNVNIRSNQTGQTALHLAVRHGRVVMVRLLLSCGADANVQDSQGMTALMFASERGHTHVARLLLERSQCDLRLTDKRGQTALSIATRGSHTDTAALLQAHAKARAI
- the LOC105925277 gene encoding KN motif and ankyrin repeat domain-containing protein 4 isoform X4; protein product: MSRGLIARHKMAENGVKGKPPYSVETPYGFQIDLDFLKYVDDIEKGNTIKKVPIQRRSKGPRASTLPRHLHSSGSGYQPSPWRSTGALDPRSRPCDNHHHGYSSWTFDHRPPVSPTGLTSLVEMEARIKEFDEQPLGEHIRPHLLRASSLPLTVFLRQESETTDDRSSIRSSRDHLGGRNTSCEDVFLSDSPRQQDCSGLLRRLSEALERVGELEMEVRVVPELKAQICILQEERERLRLGLVHHVPPSTANGTTERCPSSPYGKEDGLMSQRDGHVTFPRNHNITQKKTNSTHDWQASTDLDELLTVTSLQAKVAALEQKLHDTEQDLQRMGGLLKEQQQESRRKDEKIEYLIRNPGTWVRAERVVVDQEGDETVVRSLEPDYNAASSFVSTRTATPSSQRHLYSVRPTERASHDGGTDTSVIVQHIQRIKSLLDEQWECVCGESGDKGKPLKHPDPKVSSLQRQMMELVDVLMSGCKQQEGSDGEKIQNRASKSTLEMDGSTQTLKKPHSVDVDEGIQMSIKGGMVGQASGNLHGFGDLESRDISVAPQDMETTQVDVHTAKRGVQAETSTCPKGHVTPVGTISAQTDGGTVSLEAEGPEKRSKAKALGEQMEGISGSGPQGRDTLSADFMSACHFVKDHMDNTENPNEDMRKALVTVFQHWFGAAADEASEASRVAAYLKEVKREAPSLLAFLVNLADDNGNTVLHYSVSHCNYSIVSLLLDTGVSDVNIQNNAGYTAVMMASLTAPDGPAGMEVVRKLMELGNVNIRSNQTGQTALHLAVRHGRVVMVRLLLSCGADANVQDSQGMTALMFASERGHTHVARLLLERSQCDLRLTDKRGQTALSIATRGSHTDTAALLQAHAKARAI